The genomic DNA TAGAAGAAGTTCTTCAAGCAAACGCTACAGCTAATTTACCGGCACATGACGTATCGCCAACGCAAGGGAAGTTTTTACAACTATTAGTACAAATTCAAGGAGCTCGTAACATTTTAGAAATTGGTACTCTAGGCGGATATAGCACGATATGGCTTGCAAGGGGATTGTCATCGGGAGGACGAGTTGTTACATTGGAAGCAAGTGAAAAGCATGCTGACATTGCGCGTAGCAATATTGAGCGTGCTAATTTGAATGATAGAATTGAAGTGCGAACAGGATTAGCTTTAGATTCTTTACAGCAAATCGAAAATGAGAAGTATGAACCATTTGACTTTATTTTTAT from Bacillus basilensis includes the following:
- a CDS encoding O-methyltransferase, with amino-acid sequence MSMVEKWTAVDQYVSDVLIPKDSILEEVLQANATANLPAHDVSPTQGKFLQLLVQIQGARNILEIGTLGGYSTIWLARGLSSGGRVVTLEASEKHADIARSNIERANLNDRIEVRTGLALDSLQQIENEKYEPFDFIFIDADKQNNPAYFEWALKLSRPGTVIIGDNVVREGEVIDNTSNDPRVQGIRRFYERIAAEPRVSATALQTVGSKGYDGFIMAVVKE